Within the Desulfurellaceae bacterium genome, the region CGCCGAAGGCGGTCATACCGAAGTCGTCAAAGCCTTGATGGAGGCCGGGGCGGACACTGCGGTCAAAGACCGCCGGGGCAATACCGCCCTGCACTGGGCTGCCGGAGAGGGCCACCTGGAGACCGCCACGGCCATGATCGAGGGGGGAGTGGAGGTTGATCCCGAGAATACCAGCGGCTATACGCCCATGTTGTCGGCCTGGCAGTACCAGCGCCAGGATGTTGTTGATTACCTGATTGCCA harbors:
- a CDS encoding ankyrin repeat domain-containing protein, whose protein sequence is AEGGHTEVVKALMEAGADTAVKDRRGNTALHWAAGEGHLETATAMIEGGVEVDPENTSGYTPMLSAWQYQRQDVVDYLIANGAEDRRRKD